The segment acaggcgcccgtggggaacagtgtgtggggacggtgctttgctcagtggcacctcggcggatcgggatttgaaccagcaaccttctgagtaccgggccgcttccttaactgctaggccaccaccgctaGGCCAGTGTGACTAATAACaagtaaaattttattttatcatcttgtatgttacgaaatgttgtgtttgacaaataacgTTAATCATGTTACAGACTAGAGCATCGGTCTTCTCACCCCCACCACATAGGAAAGGCACAGATTCTCAGTTCATTGTCAATAGTTCTtaacaaatctatacaaaaaaTACGACTGTATATGGACTTGCCATGactataattattttttccaaataatcaGGTATATggatgtgcattttttttttcgtattaattataaaaaaaataattcactttATCATAGTGGTAGgatgagacagagtctacaacccacacaagtggctcaggtagagcagctcatccaggatggaacatcaatgcgagctgtggcaagaaggtttgctgtgtctgtcagcgtagcgtccagagcatggaggcgctacaaggagacaggccagtacatcaggaacagacctccatgtgctcaccagaagtagcctgactgccattaggtaccgagacgAGATCCCCAGaacccttgtgagaccatatgctggtgcagttggccctgggtttttccccactttaattttgagtgtgactaaATGCAGACCTCCATAGGataataaattagattttcattcataatttttgtgtgattttgttgtcagcacattcaactaggtaaaaaagtatttaataagtgtatttcattcattcagatctaggatgtcttatttttgtgttcccttctttatatatatatatatatatatatatctttccCAGGATATATATACAACCTGAATACCCTGAACCCTGAAGTTCtccagtttatatatatatattaaaaaaggaTACAAAAAAGTCAAGAACAAGGACTCCCAGGCTCCCCAATAGCCAGGCCAGATGGTTGAGGAGGAAGCTGCTTTTGGACTGCTTCAGGGCAGGGAGCATAACAATCACACTCAGTCCGTAGGTGCCGTTGCCCATCATGGCAAGAGCAAACAGCATGTAGGACGTGCCCTCAGTTGACTGTCTCTTAAACTGGATGtgaaacaaaagaagaatcacTGAGTCTTGAAATCAGTAGACATTCGAATCAAAatgacaaatcaaatcaaacaacATCTACCTATCAGACTTTCCATTTGAACcgtaggggaaaaaaaaaaaaaaaaaaaatctttctgtgGGGACACAACTCCACAGGGGACTCTTCCCTGGAGTCCATTAGTATTCACAGAAGTTCATTGTCTTACACTTCTGTTCCACATTAAGTGACCTGTTCCTCTTGGTGACCATGAAACTCTATTTTCATCCAAATAACCAACATATTTTGCCCAAAATCTATATTATCATTACCAAAGCATTGAAACAGAAATTGATGCTTTTATGGCCAGACAGGAGTATTTAACAGTTCCTAATATTGCTTTCGTGtatttaaacaaagaaatatgcaataacaaaaaaattatccaaCCATATCGAACAGCTCTTTCAGAACCTGGCAACCCACGTACATTTTTGTATATCTGAGGAATGCGAGAAGAGAGGTAGAACATGGAAGACAGGTAGCCGCAAGCATATCCAGATGTCACCAAGCTGCCAGACACACTCTGCACCTGAGGAAGTTTGTACAAGACTAATtgataaaaaaactgaaagctGAAACTGCATATTAGCACAATAGAGTTCATGGCAGAATTTCAATCTTTATGTGCTTCGATTTGTGTGCATATTAGTCACCTGTACACTAGGAGTCGTGCTCTTTATATCTAACAGTTTGAGCAGAAGCAAGCAGAAAACAGAGGTGGCGCCAAACCAAAGGATGCACATCCATTTTAGGAAGGGTTTCTctggggaaaaagaaaaatcccacATTTACTcctgaacacacagacaggtACAAAGGGCTTATTAAAAATAAGTGGTTGTTAGTCTCCAGTATGGTAAAGCACTCAAAAGCTGCAATATTTTTATAAAGTTGGCTAAAAgctgcaatattttttatatttctagaTTTCGACCTGAATAGAAtaggaaaaaacattttcttatttttccccCACCAAGTCATTAAGCATCGCTGCAATTGGAAAAGCATGAAAATCTTTTTGATGTTAATGCACCCTTTATTAATTGTATATGCTCAACAACAGAGTCAAGATAAGAAAGATAAGCagctaaaatgaacaaaaatttgAATGGCACTGAGTGCGCATTTCCTGATTAGATTTGTTTATTGCACTTCAGTGACATCTTGTGGCCAGATTAGGCTATTGCAACTGGATGGTAGTTTGACTACCAGTCTTGGGACTAGTACAGGGGTGGGCAAATTTTTAATCTCGGGGGCCACATTGACTTGAAATTTGTCAAACGGGCCGAGCCAGATGCAtccatatcagacataaacataaaaaaggcattacagtgttaataCTGACATTCACTTTTggtgggaactgtgttgcttATCAGCCTTCACTTCAGAGAAAGGCTTGCTAGATTAAGAAGGAAAAGGAAACTAGGGGGTTGGATGTAAAcagttgagatgtgtgttacatggggggTTAAACGCAGTTAGTGGAGGTGGGTGGATGGGCGCAGCCTCCATCGCGTGGTGCCAGAgagtaagtaagtaaaaaaatggGCGTGTTGTACCGATGACCTAccagcttgtacaaataaaaagctctcaTTCCAGCCAGAATGAGCGACATTGTTcaaatgtgtgcatgcacacagctCTTTTACTTTGCCAAAAATATGTGGTCTATACATTTATCATAATGTCGTCCCACACCCCAGACATTGTTTTAGTTGCCGGCGCAACCAAAACATCCGTTTCAACTCCGCACCTCCTCACCATTTTAGCATCTTTCTCGCTGGTCGAAACGCATCTGCTGAATGCTCATTTGCCGTCGGGTTTCGgggcaaagatcttcagctccatccgagcctaatgcgccacctggtggaacgccaggcattacaggacgCGCTCAAATGAGAGAAGTCACAATTTTGACATTATTTTGGCAATTCTATACCAATCTCCAGAGGGCCGGAGTAAACAGACCAACGGGCCGGATGTGGCCCACGGGccgtagtttgcccacccctgtaCCAGTATGTCTACTAGGGTTGTTGACAAAGACTAACAgtggagcaggtttttttttttttgcttcatgtTTGCACATCTTACAAGCTGCTACTCAGCTCTTACTGGTGAGATCGGTTTTCTGTAACCACATTAAGATACTCTGATTACAGAAagccaaaaaaagaaatcaagtTAAAGTCATGTAAATGTGAACTAAGCTGGGCATGAAGCAAGGTGAAAATGGTTTTATGTGGTCTGCGAGAGCTTAAAAGCCATATGACCTGTTTTACGCTGCGTCTATGCTGCTTTAACGAGTAGATTGACTCATTAGGCTTAtgaataaatggaataaaaaaaaacataacacacCCCTTAGCTACATCATGCACcccaatccaaaaaaaaaaaaaaaaaactaatgttgctgctgctgccatgGAAATTATACAATTTGTACAAACCCAAACAGAAGAAATGACATCTCATTACAAGTCATTTTAGTGAGAGACTGTGAAAGAGCAGGAAAAGGGCTTACTCTGCGTCGAGCTGTTCTTTATCTTATAGTAAAGGAACTGGGAGATCAGAATGGAGTCTGTGTAAATGTAGAACACTGCTGTGacaatcttcaaaaaaaaaaaaaaaaaaaaaaaaaaaaaaaaacaagagagaaagagaaaagaaagagaaaaatggtTTAGTGCAAGAACACAATGCGTCGTTTTGCACGACAAAGTGACCCAAATGAAGGGCAAACCTAACGCCACAACTGGCAGAACCTGTTTCAGCTTCATGCGTGCTAGCATGAGTCAAAAGACCATCAGAGAGAATCCAGCAGGGTCCTGGAGTAACAATGCTTTACTACCTGTTGTGAGTGACAGGCGGATCTGCTGAAACGGTCTAGAACATACCAAAACGAGGTGCAGCCTGACTGAAaagtaaagaataaaaaataaataaaaaaacagaagaatgcAATCGGGTTGGTTTAATACCTGAATGGGAAGCTGTTTGGTTAAATAGCATCCAGCCAGATTACTCAAATCACCGCTTAAAAGAAGGACCAGGAATCCAATAGACACTGCCTCCTCAACCTTGCCGTTCTTGTAGGCTTCGTAGACTTGCCTGTGGAACACAAAAGAAGCCACTTGTTCCATgcttcaatttcatttttttttttatacatatggGTCAGACGACGCCATAACAACCGACagcaattaatcaattaattaatattgacATATTAAATAAGTGAGGAACATTTAATGATTTACTAAAGTGTTTTAACGTAATGTCACAATAGTGAGCCCAGCGCCCACATGgttgtaaatatttttgttttctctgaagATATGAAGTATTCAGTGGACATCGATTACTGGaaccatgtcctgtggtctgatgaggcCAAGATCCACTTCTTTGGTTCAGATGGTATCAAGTGTGTTCGGTGTCAACCAGGTGTGGAGAACAAAGACATGTGTGTCTTTGTATGACAtgtgactatgtatgtgacaaataaaatttgaatttgaatgataACCCTAAACACGCCTCCAATAAGGTGTTGGACTGGTCGAGTGTGTCTCCAAACCAGGGTGCAGAGGTAACCTGTGAGGCTCTAGTGAACTCCCATGTCCAGGAGAGTTAAAGCAGTGCCGGATAATAATGGTGGTCACACAGAATACTGACACTTTTGGGTACAAgttggacattttcacttaggggtgtactcacttttgttgccagcatTTTAGACATTACTGGCtatgtgtttagttattttctGGGTACAGTAAACGTACATTCTTATACAAGGTGTACACTGATACCTTTACACTATCAAAATAATGTCTTCAGTGTTGAAacaaggaaagatataataaaatatttactatacacagtccaggccaaaagtttggacacaccttctcattcaatgagttttctttattttcatgaccatttacattggtagattctcactaaaggcatcaaaactatgaatgaacacatgtggagttatgtacttaacaaaaaaaggtgaaataactgaaatcatgtcttatattctagtttcttcaaaatagccaccattctctcaatgagcttcaagaggtcgtcacctgaaatgcttttccaacagtcttgaaggagttcccagaggtgtttagcacttgttggcccctttgccttcactctgcggtgcAGCTCAcgccaaaccatctcaattgggttcagatccggtgactgtggaggccagatctccactttttgttaagtacataactccacatgtgttcattcatagttttgatgccttcagtgagaatctaccaatgtaactggtcatgaaaattaagaaaacatattgaatgagaaggtgtgtccaaacttttggcctgtactgtgtgtgtgtgtgtatataatacaGCATATTGCATACCGGCGAATTGGAAATAAGGCGACATCATCATTCCTGTGGGCAACGTGTTGCGTAAGGTGATTAACTGTACATAACATATTAAATTGCAGCAATGTATAATTCTGATTGCTTTTAGAAACAtttcagcaaagaaaaaaaaatccctgagtTGGCAACTGGTGatgatgaatttaaaaaataaacttacGGCAATGTTGACAGCAAGAAACAGAGCATTGAGATGAGGCCAATGACGACGCTCCAGTGCTCCCAGATGTCGTCGGCGCATTCCTCTAACAAATAAAGGATCCACTGTGTCCCATTGGCGCACAGGGGTCCGTCGGGAGTCGCAGACAAGTTGGCGGCCACGTCAACGGAGAGCTTTCCTGGGTATCGCACGTGAGCCATGGACCCCAGCTCAGCCGCACTGACGGCCCTCCTCACACCTCCAACCCAGACAATGCAGGGGTCATCTGACAGGGCTGCGGGGTCAGACAAACAAGCGGCTTCATGGAAAGGGATTgagctttttttaaattccacaTGGTTCTCCATTAAATTCCACAGTCTTTAAGAATGAATAtgtgtagaagaaaaaaaaaaaaacattgttatgCAAAACTGAAAAAGTCGGAATTTAGATTATGATGTTTGAAATTCCCATTTTGCCCATTACTGTCAATGGCTCCGATTAAACGGCAAGCTTTAGTAGAACAATCACACACCTCAATGCAGGTGATTCCAATATTATCCAGTTGTCCCAAAAAATTGGTTATGATGTTTTTTAAGGGGAGTTTTTTCTTTTGAATCCCAGTGCTCCCCCATTTTTATATCTATGTAGGAAGTAGAATAAAAGCGTTCACGCGAGCACCTGACTTCAGTAACAAAATTAACCAGGATATTTCACCGTCTCTTACCAAAACACGACTACTTCACAGGTCCTTGGCATGGTTGGGCAAAAGTAGCCTGACATTTGCAGCGGTTTTTATTCAGGATCACGACCACAGCTTCACGTCGCAACACATCCGGAAGTAGAAGAAGGAGCAGCCCGTCGTTGCCAGGtcttgtaaaaaatatttaatgtccAAAATAAATCAGATTCTTCTGACTTTTGACTAGTCATATAGACTGACTACTCATGTAGATTAAAATCCCAAATACattgaataaaatatgtatatatttagcaTTACATtacttgttgttgttttttttttatagcaaccGGCTGCATTTTGGGGGGGTTAATCTTGATCTGGCAACAAACGTTGTCGTACGTCAGGGGTCTTTTAAAGACGCCTTCATCTCATTTATCTTTGAATGTAGGTTCTGAATATTAGAAGCATAATACATGGTAAACATGGATCAGATTCAGttctttaatattttatgttagAAGTCATCATTcatgttttctatatttttatttttaccggtaaataaaaaataaatggtacAAAACCAATTTTGTTTAACATTATTCAGGATGAATCCCTTTCCACAATCCTAGTGGGTCACCcacttacctatgaaccagaagacccaggttcaagccccacttgtgtccccgagcaagacatttaaccctgagtgtctcaagggggactgtccctgtaactactgattgtaagtcgctctgaaaaAGGGTGTCTGATATGCAACAACCTGTAATCTACTTTATTTTTAGATATATGAAACGTATGCTCTGGTTCAGAATGTAGTCTTGCAGGGATCTGAAGTTTTGAAGCTTGCTTGGAGTgagatttattatattatattatattgggGGCTCATTGGGGGGTCTTTAACTCTTTAAACTCTATAGTTCTAAACAGATC is part of the Denticeps clupeoides chromosome 19, fDenClu1.1, whole genome shotgun sequence genome and harbors:
- the LOC114769148 gene encoding lysosomal amino acid transporter 1 homolog isoform X1, with translation MENHVEFKKSSIPFHEAACLSDPAALSDDPCIVWVGGVRRAVSAAELGSMAHVRYPGKLSVDVAANLSATPDGPLCANGTQWILYLLEECADDIWEHWSVVIGLISMLCFLLSTLPQVYEAYKNGKVEEAVSIGFLVLLLSGDLSNLAGCYLTKQLPIQIVTAVFYIYTDSILISQFLYYKIKNSSTQKKPFLKWMCILWFGATSVFCLLLLKLLDIKSTTPSVQVQSVSGSLVTSGYACGYLSSMFYLSSRIPQIYKNFKRQSTEGTSYMLFALAMMGNGTYGLSVIVMLPALKQSKSSFLLNHLAWLLGSLGVLVLDFFVTAQFIMYRKNKSSKAEHRLNVPEFEPLLDEEEEV
- the LOC114769148 gene encoding lysosomal amino acid transporter 1 homolog isoform X2 translates to MAHVRYPGKLSVDVAANLSATPDGPLCANGTQWILYLLEECADDIWEHWSVVIGLISMLCFLLSTLPQVYEAYKNGKVEEAVSIGFLVLLLSGDLSNLAGCYLTKQLPIQIVTAVFYIYTDSILISQFLYYKIKNSSTQKKPFLKWMCILWFGATSVFCLLLLKLLDIKSTTPSVQVQSVSGSLVTSGYACGYLSSMFYLSSRIPQIYKNFKRQSTEGTSYMLFALAMMGNGTYGLSVIVMLPALKQSKSSFLLNHLAWLLGSLGVLVLDFFVTAQFIMYRKNKSSKAEHRLNVPEFEPLLDEEEEV